CGCCTTTCATCTGGAAAATATCATTATGACCGTAGGAGCAGCAGGTGGATTAAATGTAATACTGAAGACTCTGCTGAATCCGGGAGAAGAAGTAATTGTATTTGCTCCTTTCTTTGGTGAGTACCGCAATTATGTAAGCAATTATGATGGTAAGCTGGTAACCGTATCTCCGAATACAGTAGATTTTCAGCCTAATTTGGAAGAGTTTGAAAAGGTAATTACGAAAAATACAAAGGTTGTTATCGTGAATACACCCAACAATCCGACAGGTGTGGTGTATTCAGAGGAGACGATAAAGAAGCTTGCAGAGATACTGAACAAGAAGCAAAAGGAATTCCAGACTTCGATTTATCTTATCTCAGATGAACCATACCGTGAGTTGGTATATGATGGTGCTGAGGTACCTTATATTACAAAATACTATAATAATACCATAGTTGGTTATTCCTTTAGTAAATCCTTATCACTTCCAGGAGAAAGAATTGGTTATCTGGTTATTCCAAAGGAAGTAGATGATTACGAGGATGTAGTAGAGGCAGCCAATGTGGCAACCAGAATTCTGGGTTATGTCAATGCACCATCCCTGATTCAAAGGGCAGTTGCAAAATGTCTTGATTCGAAAGTGGATATTGAGATATATAATCGTAACCGTGAATTACTGTATCATAATCTGGTATCTTACGGATATCAATGTGTGAAACCGCAAGGAGCGTTTTATCTGTTTGTAAAGGCTCCGGGAGGAGATGACAAGGCATTTGCGGAGGCAGCAAAGAAACATAATATCCTAATAGTGCCAGGCTTCTCTTTTGGTTGTCCGGGATTTTTCAGAATGGCATATTGTGTTGATTATGCGATGATTGAAAGATCTCTTCCAGGATTGAAGAAGCTGGCGGAAGAATTCGGTTTATAAAGTATTCAACCAGAATAGTAATATTAGGTACGATAGAAATGCTGAGAAAGGAAAATACATAGTGGGAGGTAGTGTCCCGCCATGTAAGGATTATATATGAAGCCATGGGAAAAGAATATTCGTAAAGTGGTACCCTATGTTCCGGGTGAACAACCGAACAAAAAGGATATGGTGAAGCTTAATACCAATGAGAATCCCTATCCTCCTGCACCCGGTGTAGAAAAAGTCCTTAAGGATATGGATTCTGATACATTAAGATTATATCCGGACCCAACAATCAAATTGTTAGTTGACGAACTGGCTCATTTTTATCACCTTAATTCTGATCAGGTATTTGTAGGAGTGGGTTCCGATGACGTACTGGCAGTGGCATTCTTGACCTTCTTTAACTCCCCCAGTCCAGTGCTGTTCCCGGATATCACCTATTCCTTCTATCCAGTGTGGTGTGATCTGTATCGAATTCCCTATGAAGTACAGGCATTGGATGAGAATTTCTGCATCGTTAAAGAGGATTATAATAAACCGAATGGAGGTATTGTGATTGCGAATCCCAATGCACCGACCGCATTATATGCAGATCTGTCGGTTATTGAGGATATTATTGCTCACAATAAGGATGTCATTGTCATTCTGGATGAAGCATACATTGATTTTGGCGGTGCTTCAGCGCTCCCGCTTATTGAAAAATATGATAATCTGCTTGTGGTTCAGACCTTCTCAAAGTCCCGATCCATGGCAGGTATGCGAATAGGATATGCAATGGGAAATCCGGAGCTGATTAAGGCGATGAACGACGTTAAGTATTCCATTAACTCCTATACTATGAATCGCACTGCTATCCTTGCAGGTGCGGAAGCAGTTCGGGACGTAACGTACTTTAATGATAATATTCAGAGAATTATAAAAACCAGAACATGGACGGAAGAGGCATTAACGGATTTGGGCTTTTCCTTTCCGAAGTCAAGTGCTAATTTCTTATTTGCAACTCATAATAAGATTCCTGCAAAGGTTATATTCCAGGCTCTCCGCGAGAGGGATATCTATGTACGGTATTTTAATGCCCCTCGAATAGATAATTATTTACGAATAACAATCGGTACGGAAGAGGACATGAGAAAACTGGTAGAGTTCTTAAAAGGATTTATTGAGAACTATAAATAGGCCAATAGTCTTATTATGCATTTTGCCCCTATTAAATAGGTACAAATTGTTATATGATATTCTTAACCATTTTTGTGCTGGGGGGACAGTGAATGAAAATATTAATTGCTGAAGATGATTTCATCAGTAGAAAGTTTATGCTGAGGTTCTTGTCGAAGTATGGAGAATGCGATGTAACGGTGGATGGAACGGAAGCAGTGGAAGCGTTTACAATGGCGCTGGAAGCAAAGGAAGGTTATGATCTGGTTTGCCTTGACATAATGATGCCGGTAATGGATGGTTATCAGGCATTAAAGAAAATACGCGATATTGAAAAGGAAATGCAGATACCGGAAGAAAAGGCAGCGAAGATTATTATGACCACAGCTCTAAGCGAAGGGAAGAATGTAACAAAAGCATTTTCTCTTGGCTGTACAGCATATGCTGGGAAACCGATTGATCAGGAGAAGTTCGAGAATGTACTTCGTAAGCTGGACTTGATTGGGAGCAATGACGAATGAATTATCAAAAGGAATTGGAGAAGATCATCCATAGGATAGAGAATGAGAGGATTTATCCAAAATTATTAATACACAGCTGCTGTGCACCTTGCAGCAGTTATGTTTTAGAATATTTGACAAAATATTTTTCCATCACAATATTCTATTATAACCCTAATATTTATCCGGAAGAAGAATATCGTAGGAGAGTAGAGGAGCAGATTCAGTTAATACGTTCCATGCCGCTGCCCTCCAAAGTACAATTTATACCGGGTGAATATCTGCCCGAGGTCTATTATCAGAAGATAAAGGGGTTGGAGAAGGAACCGGAAGGTGGGGAACGCTGCTTTTCCTGCTATGAGCTTCGTCTAAGAGAAGCCGCTAAGCAAGCAAAGGATGGAGGATTTGATTATTTTACTACAACACTATCCATCAGTCCCCATAAGAATGCAGAGAAACTCAATGAAATTGGTCAAAGCTTAGCTGCAGAGTACGGAGTAAAGTATTTGCCTTCTGATTTTAAGAAAAACAATGGGTATAAGCGTTCTATAGAGCTATCTAAGGAGTATGATTTATATCGTCAGGATTACTGTGGCTGCATCTATTCGAGGCAGGAAAGAGAACGCAGTAAGGCTGAGAATGCATCATTGGTTACGGGAGGCTAACGATTACGAGGCAGTTCTGATGTACGGATTTCAGTACAGGAACGGAGGAAACGATGAGATGTCCATCATGTGGAAGTGATTACTGTCATATAATAGAAGAAACAGAATCGAAAATTAAAGGCTATGGAATATTTAAAGGTTGCTGCGGTTATCTCATATTAGGTCCTATAGGCTGGCTATGCGGACTTTGCGGTATGGGAGAGGGACGAACAACAAGAAAAGCCTACTGGGTATGCAACCACTGTGGGAAGAAATTTCGGGTATAATTATGAAGGATACGACGAAGGAAAAGAGTAAACAGAATTCTTGTTGGCTCTGGTGGATGATGCTGGGTGAGAAAACCGGCTGTCATCAGCTGCCTGAGCGTAGTTTCTTTATCAAAGGTTATCAATTCCCGGTCTGTGCCAGATGCACTGGAGTTCTAGTCGGATATCTGATTGCCATGCCGGTATTTGCCCTGAAGGGTATCTGTGTAACAGTTTCAATTATGGGAACCGTAATTATGTTCCTTGATTGGATGTTTCAAGCAACCGGAATAAAGCAGTCTACGAATAGTAGAAGATTTATTACAGGCTTGCTAGGTGGTTTCGGAATTATGTCGGTACAGTTATATCTGATCAGTAAAGTAATTAATAGAGTATGTCACAATTAAATAGAAGTAAACAGGAACAAGGATTATCGTGAGGAGTATAATAGAACGATAATCCTTTTTGATTCAAATAATAGTATGAATAGAAATGCTATTATTTTCAAACTACCCAGTTGACAAAATATAGTTCGGTGATTATAATGTAATAGCAAATGATAATTATTATCAATAAGAATACGCAAGATGCCTGAATAGAAGAACCGTTTAGTAAAGCAAATTTACTTTCGCCCGGGTATACTTGATATGAAAGAGGATGTTCATTATGACTTTAAAAAATGGAGTAATAGGGTCCAGCTACACTGTTTCTTCCCTGGACCTTGATCTTGTTACTATGAGAAGATTGGAAGCCCTGGGATTAACAAAGGGAACAAAAGTAAGAATATTAAATCGTAATCGCGTTGGCTCTGTCATATTAATGGTAAGAGGAAGCAGATTGGCCTTGGGAAGCAAAATCGCAGGAGCAATATTAACGAAGGAGGCATCGGCATGAGAGAAGAGCTACAGGTAGGATTTGTCGGTAATCCGAATTGCGGGAAGACTACACTTTTCAATGCATATACTGGTGCAAATTTAAAGGTGGCAAACTGGCCCGGAGTTACGGTTGAGAAAAAGGAAGGGGCCTTTAAATATCATGACCATAAGTTCAAGCTTGTAGACTTGCCCGGAATTTACAGCCTGACCTCCTATACCATGGAAGAAAGACTAACCAGAGAGTATATCCTGGATTCTAATGTGGATGTTATTGTCAATGTAGTGGATGCCTCCAGTTTAGAGCGTAATCTATATCTGACACTGCAGTTAATTGAGCTGGGAAAGCCGATTATACTGGCGTTGAATATGATGGATATTGTAGAAGAGAGAGGAATGGAGATCGATCTTCACAGACTTCCGGAGATGCTAGGAGTGCCGGTTATTCCGGTATCGGCGCGAAAGAAGACTGGACTGGATATCCTTATGCATACGGTATCCCATCATAAGGATAAAGGCTTTGATCATAATCTTGAGCATCATCATGCCAATCTTTCCATTAAGGAGATCCGTCATAAGCATCAGCATCATAATGAATATCCGGTAGTATATAGTGATGAAATAGAAGATAAAATTGATGAAGTAAGTGAACTGTTACATAGCAAATACGGAAATGTCAATAATCTGAGATGGCATGCGATTAAAATTTTGGAGCTGGATCAGGGTATCCTGGAAAAATACCCTCTCAAGCTAACCGGTGTTGTCGATCATAGTTATGAAAGTGAAATCATTAATCAAAAGTATGATTTTATTGAGGAAATCATCGAAGAGGTTCTTGTGAACAAGAGTAAGAAGTCGGAAGCAACGGATCGTATTGATGGTATATTAACTCATCGATACCTTGGACTTCCTATATTCCTTGGAATCATGGCACTCATTTTTCTCCTGACATTTCAGATCGGTGATTTCTTAAAGGGAGGATTTGAGGTTGCACTGGATGCGTTCTCGGTAACAACCTTGAATTTCCTGGTTAAAATAAATGCAAGCGACTTTGTTACCTCTCTTATTGTTGATGGAATTATTGCGGGAGTTGGAGGAATATTGACCTTCCTTCCCAATATATTTATTCTCTTCCTGGCTCTTGCATACTTAGAGGATAGCGGATATATGGCGAGAGTGGCATATGTTATGGATGGGATAATGGGTAAACTGGGATTGTCCGGAAGGGCGTTTATCCCTATGTTGTTAGGATTTGGATGTACCGTTCCTGCAATTATGGCCTCAAGATCTCTTGAAAATATGCAGGATCGCCGTAAAACAATACTGGTAACGCCATTCATGTCCTGTAGTGCCAGATTACCCATATATGTCCTGTTTTCAGAAATGTTTTTTGAGGACATGGCGGTGGTAGCAGCATTTTCCATGTATTTAATCGGGATCGTAGTTGCTATTATCGTTGCATATGTTATGAAGGATAGGAAGGAGCTTAATGCAGGGAACACGCTGTTAATTGAGCTTCCTGAATATAAATCTCCCAATGTAAGAACGATATTAATCTATGCGTGGGAGAAGGTGAAGGAGTACTTAACTAAGGCCGGAACTACGATTTTCGCAGCTTCAGTAGTAATCTGGTTTGTTCTGAACTTTGGACCATCAGGCATGGTAAGCGATATGTCCCAAAGCTTTGGAGCCATCATTGGAAAGGCTATCGCTCCGGTACTGGCACCCGCCGGTCTTGGCCTATGGCAGATTGTAGTGGCATTAATATCCGGAGTGGCTGCCAAGGAGGTAGTAGTATCCAGCTTCAGTGTATTGTTTGAAATTAATAATATTACCTCTCCTGACGGTATGACAAGCCTTATGGGAATATTAGGCCAGTATGGTTTTGGAGCTTTAAATGCTTATTCGTTAATGGTATTCAGCTTACTGTATATACCATGCGTTGCCACAATCGGAGTAATACAGAGGGAAATGAGATCCATTAAATGGACTGTGTTCACCGTTGTGTTCCAGCTCGGTGTGGCACTGCTGATGTCGACACTGATTTATCAGATTGGAAGTCTGTTTCTATAAGAGATGTGCTTCGATCAAAGCGTTCCTATCTAACATATAATAAATAGGAAATTATCATTTCTTAAGTGATAGGTGCATGTATTGGAAAGGATGAAAGGAGGAAATAAGAATGGCAGAAATCATCATTGTTTCATTAATTGTCGCTTACACAGGATTTGTCATCTATAAGAAGGCCAAGGACAGGAAGGAAGGAAAATCCTGCTGTGGGGGTTGTTCCTCCTGTCCTGGCGAAGCAAAATGTAATAGGGAACGATTATTAATTAAGAAAAGTAAATAAATGGATCAGGGCTGTTGTATTTTGTATAAGCAGGGATTATAACTTTCCTCAAGTACTGACAGAAGTACAGTTTGTTAATTCGGTATGTCTCAAACGAACATTAAGTTCGTTCTGTTCATACAGAATTCAACAACATTATTTCTGACAGTGCATTATGGAAAGCGATAATCCCTACATTTATATAGTGCGGCAGCCCTGTTGTTTATATTAAGGGAAGAGCTGATATTTTATATAGGTAGCAAGCATTTGAAATAATTTTAAAAATAAAAAAGGAAATAGGAAGACCTTGTAGAATATTAGTAGTATAGGCCTAGAAGAGAATTTCGGCGATGATTATGGAAATAATGACTGTTAATACTTGCGATTACTCCCAAGTTTTCTGAAAGGAGGAATTGAATGGAGTTTGGTATGAATATCAGACAGAAACTGGAGCAGAGAGAACATGAGATATTGAGTCCCTTTGCAGCGTTTTCAGATCAATCACAGGGTTGTGAGATATATGAAGAACCGTGTGACATTCGACCAATTTATCAGAGAGACAGGGATAAGATATTACATTCGAAGGCATTTCGCAGGCTGAAGCATAAAACACAGGTATTTCTTGCTCCAGAGGGTGATCATTATCGTACAAGACTCACTCATACTCTGGAGGTGTCGCAGATAGCTCGAACGATTGCAAAAGCATTGCTGCTGAATGAAGACCTGACAGAAGCGATTGCTTTGGGACATGATCTGGGCCATACGCCATTTGGACATGCCGGGGAACGAGCATTAAACCGTATCTGTCCTGGCGGATTCGAGCACCATTTGCAGAGTATCCGCGTGGTCGAGGTGATTGAGAAGCATGGAAAGGGGCTTAACCTCTCCAGGGAGGTACGGGATGGGATACTAAATCACAAGTCAGCAGGAAATCCTTCCACGCTTGAAGGAAAGATTGTACGTATTTGTGACAAAATTGCTTACATTAATCATGATATTGATGATGCGATTCGCGGGCAGATTATGAGAGAAGAGGATATCCCAAGAGAATTTACCGATGTGTTGGGTCATAGCCTGGGAGAGCGTTTGGATACATTGGTACATGATATCATTACGAATAGTGAGAACCACAATGATATCATCATGTCACCTAAGATTAAGGATGCAATGCAAAAGCTT
The nucleotide sequence above comes from Variimorphobacter saccharofermentans. Encoded proteins:
- a CDS encoding pyridoxal phosphate-dependent aminotransferase encodes the protein MKPWEKNIRKVVPYVPGEQPNKKDMVKLNTNENPYPPAPGVEKVLKDMDSDTLRLYPDPTIKLLVDELAHFYHLNSDQVFVGVGSDDVLAVAFLTFFNSPSPVLFPDITYSFYPVWCDLYRIPYEVQALDENFCIVKEDYNKPNGGIVIANPNAPTALYADLSVIEDIIAHNKDVIVILDEAYIDFGGASALPLIEKYDNLLVVQTFSKSRSMAGMRIGYAMGNPELIKAMNDVKYSINSYTMNRTAILAGAEAVRDVTYFNDNIQRIIKTRTWTEEALTDLGFSFPKSSANFLFATHNKIPAKVIFQALRERDIYVRYFNAPRIDNYLRITIGTEEDMRKLVEFLKGFIENYK
- the feoB gene encoding ferrous iron transport protein B, whose product is MREELQVGFVGNPNCGKTTLFNAYTGANLKVANWPGVTVEKKEGAFKYHDHKFKLVDLPGIYSLTSYTMEERLTREYILDSNVDVIVNVVDASSLERNLYLTLQLIELGKPIILALNMMDIVEERGMEIDLHRLPEMLGVPVIPVSARKKTGLDILMHTVSHHKDKGFDHNLEHHHANLSIKEIRHKHQHHNEYPVVYSDEIEDKIDEVSELLHSKYGNVNNLRWHAIKILELDQGILEKYPLKLTGVVDHSYESEIINQKYDFIEEIIEEVLVNKSKKSEATDRIDGILTHRYLGLPIFLGIMALIFLLTFQIGDFLKGGFEVALDAFSVTTLNFLVKINASDFVTSLIVDGIIAGVGGILTFLPNIFILFLALAYLEDSGYMARVAYVMDGIMGKLGLSGRAFIPMLLGFGCTVPAIMASRSLENMQDRRKTILVTPFMSCSARLPIYVLFSEMFFEDMAVVAAFSMYLIGIVVAIIVAYVMKDRKELNAGNTLLIELPEYKSPNVRTILIYAWEKVKEYLTKAGTTIFAASVVIWFVLNFGPSGMVSDMSQSFGAIIGKAIAPVLAPAGLGLWQIVVALISGVAAKEVVVSSFSVLFEINNITSPDGMTSLMGILGQYGFGALNAYSLMVFSLLYIPCVATIGVIQREMRSIKWTVFTVVFQLGVALLMSTLIYQIGSLFL
- a CDS encoding FeoA family protein; the protein is MTLKNGVIGSSYTVSSLDLDLVTMRRLEALGLTKGTKVRILNRNRVGSVILMVRGSRLALGSKIAGAILTKEASA
- a CDS encoding response regulator, with the protein product MKILIAEDDFISRKFMLRFLSKYGECDVTVDGTEAVEAFTMALEAKEGYDLVCLDIMMPVMDGYQALKKIRDIEKEMQIPEEKAAKIIMTTALSEGKNVTKAFSLGCTAYAGKPIDQEKFENVLRKLDLIGSNDE
- a CDS encoding DUF2085 domain-containing protein: MKDTTKEKSKQNSCWLWWMMLGEKTGCHQLPERSFFIKGYQFPVCARCTGVLVGYLIAMPVFALKGICVTVSIMGTVIMFLDWMFQATGIKQSTNSRRFITGLLGGFGIMSVQLYLISKVINRVCHN
- a CDS encoding FeoB-associated Cys-rich membrane protein, with product MAEIIIVSLIVAYTGFVIYKKAKDRKEGKSCCGGCSSCPGEAKCNRERLLIKKSK
- a CDS encoding epoxyqueuosine reductase QueH; this translates as MNYQKELEKIIHRIENERIYPKLLIHSCCAPCSSYVLEYLTKYFSITIFYYNPNIYPEEEYRRRVEEQIQLIRSMPLPSKVQFIPGEYLPEVYYQKIKGLEKEPEGGERCFSCYELRLREAAKQAKDGGFDYFTTTLSISPHKNAEKLNEIGQSLAAEYGVKYLPSDFKKNNGYKRSIELSKEYDLYRQDYCGCIYSRQERERSKAENASLVTGG
- a CDS encoding deoxyguanosinetriphosphate triphosphohydrolase, translated to MNIRQKLEQREHEILSPFAAFSDQSQGCEIYEEPCDIRPIYQRDRDKILHSKAFRRLKHKTQVFLAPEGDHYRTRLTHTLEVSQIARTIAKALLLNEDLTEAIALGHDLGHTPFGHAGERALNRICPGGFEHHLQSIRVVEVIEKHGKGLNLSREVRDGILNHKSAGNPSTLEGKIVRICDKIAYINHDIDDAIRGQIMREEDIPREFTDVLGHSLGERLDTLVHDIITNSENHNDIIMSPKIKDAMQKLREYMFKSVYMNKKAKSQEEQAERLLEQLFVYYQEHLELLPKEYLNRMEQRQEPSYRAVCDYIAGMTDTYAVSKFKELMIPSSWSVY
- a CDS encoding pyridoxal phosphate-dependent aminotransferase, with the translated sequence MISEKMMGFVKNSSVIRAMFEEGKRLAGIYGEENVYDFSLGNPSVEPPVEIKEALLQVINEENPNLVHGYMNNSGYEDVRETIANSINSKFHTAFHLENIIMTVGAAGGLNVILKTLLNPGEEVIVFAPFFGEYRNYVSNYDGKLVTVSPNTVDFQPNLEEFEKVITKNTKVVIVNTPNNPTGVVYSEETIKKLAEILNKKQKEFQTSIYLISDEPYRELVYDGAEVPYITKYYNNTIVGYSFSKSLSLPGERIGYLVIPKEVDDYEDVVEAANVATRILGYVNAPSLIQRAVAKCLDSKVDIEIYNRNRELLYHNLVSYGYQCVKPQGAFYLFVKAPGGDDKAFAEAAKKHNILIVPGFSFGCPGFFRMAYCVDYAMIERSLPGLKKLAEEFGL